The Aurantiacibacter gangjinensis genome includes a region encoding these proteins:
- a CDS encoding DUF448 domain-containing protein yields MRNPPHDPLGSPETEGAASPRDAGSERRCVLTGRNAARDELVRLAVSPDGDVLPDANAKAPGRGAWIGVSRQELEDAIASGRLKGALSRAFKTGALAIPADLPVRLAGALEKALLDRLGLEMRSGRLILGSDRIANDARMGKVAALYHAADAKEDGRRKLDQAWRVGLDEEGSGRHGETLPLDRQALSVALGRENVVHLALADAKSAQRVSVPLARLQMYLGAGEAAPSLSPPAGE; encoded by the coding sequence ATGCGGAATCCTCCACATGACCCATTAGGTTCGCCTGAAACCGAGGGCGCTGCCTCCCCGCGCGATGCGGGGAGCGAGCGGCGCTGTGTGCTCACCGGCCGTAATGCGGCGAGGGACGAACTAGTACGCCTGGCCGTCTCTCCCGATGGCGATGTGCTGCCCGATGCCAATGCCAAGGCGCCGGGTCGCGGTGCGTGGATCGGCGTGTCGCGGCAGGAGCTGGAGGACGCGATTGCCAGCGGCAGGCTGAAAGGCGCGCTATCCCGCGCCTTCAAGACCGGCGCGCTTGCAATACCCGCCGATTTGCCTGTTCGCCTTGCCGGTGCGCTGGAAAAGGCGTTGCTGGACAGGCTGGGTCTCGAAATGCGCAGCGGACGCCTTATCTTGGGGTCTGACAGGATCGCCAACGATGCCCGCATGGGCAAGGTGGCGGCGCTTTATCATGCAGCCGATGCGAAAGAGGACGGGCGGCGAAAGCTGGACCAGGCCTGGCGCGTCGGGCTGGATGAGGAAGGGTCCGGACGCCACGGCGAGACCCTGCCACTGGACCGGCAGGCCCTGTCTGTGGCATTGGGCCGCGAAAATGTCGTCCACCTGGCGCTCGCCGATGCGAAATCGGCGCAGCGGGTATCGGTCCCGCTGGCGCGCTTGCAGATGTATTTGGGGGCCGGTGAAGCGGCTCCGTCACTAAGCCCGCCGGCTGGCGAATAG